Proteins from a genomic interval of Chroococcidiopsis thermalis PCC 7203:
- the isiD gene encoding protein IsiD: MKTSSISRQNIAAMSAIDVSELATRLEQDNYTHVFDGLQDWHLLRAIAFQRPELVEPYIHLLDLEPYDES, encoded by the coding sequence ATGAAGACTTCAAGTATTTCTCGGCAGAATATTGCTGCTATGTCAGCAATAGACGTGTCAGAACTGGCAACTCGTTTAGAACAAGACAACTACACGCATGTTTTTGACGGCTTGCAGGATTGGCATTTACTCAGGGCGATCGCTTTTCAACGTCCAGAATTAGTAGAACCATATATTCATCTTCTCGATTTGGAACCATACGACGAATCGTGA
- a CDS encoding alpha/beta hydrolase, whose translation MSLEAIAVAPTMGTNPTGLVVVLHGWGANAKDLASLVPLLNLNKYQFLFPNAPFPHPYTSVGRMWYDLSSQEYQGIHESRQILKDWLLSLEASTGVPLSRTILSGFSQGAAMTLDVGLGLPLAGLIALSGYMHPLSQSLDEVPPVLIVHGKQDTVVPLKAAQYARDNLIALGVAVQYQEFDMGHEIRPEVLPLIQQFVTARSEER comes from the coding sequence TTGAGTTTAGAAGCGATCGCGGTTGCGCCAACAATGGGGACGAACCCAACAGGATTGGTTGTGGTACTGCACGGCTGGGGGGCAAATGCTAAAGATTTAGCCTCTCTCGTACCTTTATTAAACTTAAACAAATATCAATTTTTATTTCCCAACGCCCCTTTTCCTCATCCTTATACTTCTGTAGGTAGGATGTGGTACGACCTTTCTAGCCAAGAGTATCAAGGCATTCATGAGAGTAGGCAGATTTTGAAAGATTGGCTGCTTTCCCTCGAAGCTTCTACTGGCGTACCCCTGTCAAGAACGATCTTAAGTGGATTTTCTCAGGGCGCAGCAATGACTTTGGATGTAGGATTAGGCTTACCTCTGGCGGGTTTAATTGCCTTAAGCGGGTATATGCATCCTCTATCCCAATCCTTAGATGAAGTCCCGCCAGTACTCATCGTGCATGGTAAGCAAGACACCGTTGTACCACTCAAAGCAGCCCAATACGCTAGAGATAATTTAATTGCCTTGGGGGTTGCCGTGCAGTACCAAGAATTTGACATGGGACACGAAATTCGCCCAGAAGTACTACCACTGATTCAGCAGTTTGTGACAGCGAGGAGCGAGGAGCGTTAG
- a CDS encoding chlorophyll a/b binding light-harvesting protein, whose protein sequence is MTTVAKSPLSVEQNATEVPWWAGNFRLTNLSGKLLGAHVAHAGLIVFWAGAMTLFELAHFNPAKPMYEQGLILLPHLAAQGWGVGAGGEVTSTFPYFAIGSIHLISSAFLGYGGIFHALRGPATLENRFRFFGYDWADTGKMTTILGIHLVLLGIGAFLLVAKAMYFGGLYDPAVENVRVVTNPTLNPARIYGYLFGAVGNFWIAGVDNLEDVVGGHIWVGGILILGGLFHIATRPFQWTHPLFVWSGEAYLSYSLGALALMGFIATLFVSVNTTVYPEVFYGPALTIRQNFVPYFSSPDPEFVTSRTWLANTHFWLAFFFLQGHIWHALRSRGLDFRKGRVSEAAILPKPIA, encoded by the coding sequence GTGACAACTGTTGCTAAAAGTCCGTTATCGGTAGAGCAAAATGCTACCGAAGTTCCCTGGTGGGCGGGGAACTTTCGCCTGACTAATTTATCAGGGAAACTCCTGGGCGCTCACGTAGCCCATGCAGGGCTAATTGTGTTCTGGGCGGGAGCAATGACTTTATTTGAGTTGGCTCACTTTAATCCAGCCAAACCCATGTACGAGCAGGGTTTAATTCTACTACCTCACCTAGCAGCTCAAGGTTGGGGCGTGGGTGCTGGCGGCGAGGTGACAAGCACATTCCCCTATTTTGCGATCGGCTCGATCCATCTAATCTCATCTGCATTTTTGGGGTATGGTGGGATTTTTCATGCCCTGCGCGGTCCAGCCACATTAGAAAACCGATTTCGTTTCTTTGGCTACGATTGGGCAGATACAGGCAAAATGACGACAATTCTTGGCATTCACCTGGTATTGCTGGGGATAGGTGCGTTCTTATTGGTCGCCAAAGCAATGTACTTCGGCGGTTTGTACGACCCAGCCGTGGAAAATGTGCGAGTCGTGACTAACCCGACACTCAATCCAGCCAGAATTTATGGTTATTTGTTCGGTGCAGTAGGCAATTTCTGGATCGCTGGCGTTGACAACCTGGAAGATGTTGTTGGCGGTCACATTTGGGTTGGTGGAATATTGATTTTGGGCGGGTTGTTCCATATTGCAACCAGACCGTTTCAATGGACGCACCCTTTATTTGTTTGGTCGGGAGAAGCTTATCTTTCCTACAGTTTGGGTGCTTTGGCGCTCATGGGCTTTATTGCAACTCTCTTCGTCTCAGTCAATACAACCGTTTATCCTGAAGTATTTTACGGTCCTGCACTCACGATTCGGCAGAATTTTGTACCTTACTTTTCATCGCCCGATCCTGAATTCGTGACTTCTCGGACTTGGTTAGCCAACACTCACTTCTGGTTAGCTTTCTTTTTCCTACAAGGGCATATCTGGCACGCACTGCGATCGCGCGGGCTGGATTTCCGTAAAGGGAGAGTGAGTGAGGCAGCAATCCTTCCCAAACCGATTGCCTGA
- the coaBC gene encoding bifunctional phosphopantothenoylcysteine decarboxylase/phosphopantothenate--cysteine ligase CoaBC, whose product MSLQSPRRVLVGIGGGIAAYKVCEVISTLFKSGAEVRVILTDSARQFITPLTVSTLSRHPAYTDADFWQPTHQRPLHIVLGEWAEIMLIAPLTANTLAKLAYGMADNLLTNTVLASTCPVLLAPAMNTEMWQQVAVQRNWQQLLTDNRFYGMSTGYGLLACDRVGAGRMAEPAEIVTHIQSLLCTSGKRDLLGKQVLISAGGTREYLDPVRFIGNPATGKMGIALAQAAFHRGADVTLVHGIVNAEIPSGVRSLPVVSAAEMEKAMLECFPTADITVMAAAVADVKPANYTREKLPKRSLPESLPLAPVTDILAQLGHCKQPQQILIGFAAQTGDIVTPALEKLHRKKLDAIVANPIDLPDSGFGSDNNQAIFLNKAGDRIAIAPGTKLEMAHRVFDLVVSH is encoded by the coding sequence ATGAGTTTACAATCGCCCAGGCGGGTGTTAGTTGGAATCGGCGGGGGGATTGCGGCTTATAAGGTTTGCGAGGTTATTTCCACGCTGTTTAAATCTGGGGCGGAAGTAAGAGTTATCCTAACCGATTCGGCTCGACAATTTATTACTCCACTGACGGTATCAACTTTATCTCGCCATCCAGCTTATACGGATGCAGACTTTTGGCAACCTACCCATCAGCGTCCCTTACACATCGTTTTAGGGGAGTGGGCGGAAATTATGCTAATTGCACCCCTGACAGCAAATACGCTGGCGAAATTAGCCTATGGTATGGCTGATAACCTGTTAACAAATACAGTATTGGCTTCTACTTGCCCCGTATTACTAGCCCCAGCTATGAATACGGAGATGTGGCAACAAGTCGCAGTACAGCGCAACTGGCAGCAATTATTGACAGACAACCGATTTTATGGTATGTCTACAGGATATGGGTTACTAGCCTGCGATCGCGTTGGTGCGGGGCGGATGGCGGAACCAGCAGAAATTGTGACTCATATTCAGTCTTTGTTATGTACGTCTGGCAAGCGAGACTTGTTAGGAAAACAAGTTTTAATTAGCGCGGGTGGAACGCGAGAATATCTCGATCCGGTACGGTTTATCGGTAATCCCGCCACGGGCAAAATGGGAATAGCTTTGGCACAAGCAGCTTTCCATCGGGGGGCAGATGTAACTCTAGTACATGGTATTGTCAACGCAGAAATACCGTCAGGAGTGCGATCGCTACCTGTTGTCAGTGCGGCAGAAATGGAGAAGGCAATGTTAGAGTGCTTTCCAACTGCTGATATTACAGTGATGGCGGCGGCTGTAGCAGATGTGAAACCTGCAAACTATACTCGCGAAAAGTTACCCAAGCGATCGCTACCCGAAAGTTTGCCTCTCGCACCCGTGACAGATATTCTCGCCCAGTTAGGACATTGCAAACAGCCCCAACAAATTTTAATTGGCTTTGCTGCCCAAACGGGAGATATAGTCACTCCAGCCTTAGAGAAATTACACCGCAAAAAATTAGATGCGATCGTTGCCAATCCGATCGATCTACCCGATAGTGGATTTGGCAGCGACAACAATCAAGCGATTTTTTTAAACAAAGCAGGCGATCGAATTGCGATCGCACCTGGGACTAAGTTAGAAATGGCACATCGGGTTTTCGATCTGGTTGTTAGTCATTAG
- a CDS encoding alpha/beta fold hydrolase, with translation MSFPHYLWLNTSPSLRCFEQPLLNYLSKRVSIARWEYSQTQDEASSLDIAIGLLHDYLQNTTHPVHLIGHSTSGLLGFLYARQYPEKIASLTLLGVGADVTIDWQVHYYTHLQALNRKKVLSTMAYNLFGCYDDRTIEGLVKILEKDLDSSLSPHSLWQRANFPHNGVSVPLMVCGSLDDPIVEATELHKWQPFLKASDRLHLHPDGGHFFHFFQSQQAGKHILSFWQSLSLLNQLKVVVNPG, from the coding sequence ATGTCATTTCCTCATTATTTGTGGTTGAATACTAGTCCTAGTTTGCGCTGTTTTGAACAGCCTTTGTTAAATTATTTATCTAAACGAGTTTCAATCGCTCGTTGGGAATATTCGCAAACTCAAGACGAAGCTAGTTCGCTCGATATTGCCATAGGATTGTTACACGACTATCTACAAAATACAACCCATCCCGTTCACTTAATTGGACATAGTACGAGTGGCTTATTAGGATTCTTGTATGCGCGTCAATATCCTGAAAAGATTGCTTCTTTAACTCTTTTAGGTGTAGGTGCAGATGTTACTATTGATTGGCAAGTTCACTATTACACTCACTTACAAGCTCTAAATCGGAAAAAAGTTTTATCTACAATGGCTTATAATTTATTTGGGTGTTATGACGATCGCACAATTGAGGGATTAGTAAAGATTTTAGAAAAAGATCTCGATAGTTCGCTTTCACCCCATTCTCTTTGGCAAAGAGCTAATTTCCCTCATAATGGCGTGTCAGTACCATTAATGGTTTGTGGAAGTTTAGACGATCCAATTGTAGAAGCTACCGAACTCCATAAATGGCAACCTTTCTTAAAAGCAAGCGATCGCCTCCACCTTCATCCTGACGGCGGACACTTTTTTCACTTCTTTCAATCACAACAAGCAGGAAAACATATTCTTAGCTTCTGGCAATCTTTAAGTTTATTAAATCAGCTAAAGGTAGTAGTTAATCCAGGATAA
- a CDS encoding uracil-DNA glycosylase — protein sequence MSSEDQLSLFASSDVVEPVAPPQLDLIPTDAKIPIPIGTYPSLVELAQHCNQCQRCELGATRHHAVVGRGHPQAPIMIIGEAPGQNEDETGLPFVGKAGQLLEKILDSVKLNTDKDIYICNINKCRPPGNRTPTTDEVEACKPYLLEQIRLIEPKIILLTGATALKGLLGEKRAISKIRGTWLEWQGRLCMPIFHPAYLLRNQSREKGSPKWLMWQDIQEVRKKLDEIC from the coding sequence ATGTCTAGCGAAGACCAGCTCAGCTTATTTGCAAGTTCAGATGTCGTCGAACCAGTCGCACCGCCGCAACTGGATCTGATTCCCACAGATGCGAAAATTCCTATTCCCATAGGGACTTACCCCAGCCTAGTTGAATTGGCACAGCACTGCAATCAGTGCCAGCGCTGCGAACTAGGAGCAACTCGCCATCATGCCGTAGTTGGGCGAGGTCATCCCCAAGCCCCGATTATGATTATTGGCGAGGCACCAGGGCAAAACGAAGATGAGACAGGGTTGCCTTTTGTGGGGAAAGCCGGACAACTTTTAGAGAAAATTTTAGATTCTGTAAAATTAAATACAGACAAAGATATATATATCTGCAATATCAATAAATGCCGACCACCAGGAAATCGCACGCCTACCACCGATGAAGTAGAAGCTTGCAAGCCTTATTTGTTAGAACAAATTCGCCTAATCGAGCCAAAAATTATTCTTCTCACTGGCGCGACAGCACTTAAAGGCTTGTTAGGCGAAAAAAGAGCGATATCTAAAATTCGTGGTACGTGGTTGGAATGGCAAGGACGCTTGTGTATGCCCATCTTCCATCCTGCTTATTTGTTACGCAACCAATCTCGCGAAAAAGGTAGTCCTAAGTGGTTGATGTGGCAGGATATTCAAGAAGTGAGAAAAAAACTGGATGAGATTTGCTAG
- a CDS encoding phosphoribosyltransferase translates to MSTAILFRDRVAAGEQLAPEIHRLLDKIAAVSNVAPYPIVYALPRGGLPVAVPVARRLRCPIDIVVAKKIGHPQNPELAIGAVTADGNVLWAGQTSIALQNSPPGKIALEAALSKAKLQMAVLNSGRSQHSAIAQQTRDTIAILVDDGVATGMTMAVAAQTLRSQNHIAVWLCTPVAPQTLLPWLEQWGDRIIVLHTPKSFLSVSRFYEEFPQVETRIALACLQQQKLWLGR, encoded by the coding sequence ATGTCAACTGCTATATTGTTTCGCGATCGCGTTGCTGCTGGAGAACAACTAGCACCGGAAATTCATCGTCTTCTGGACAAAATTGCGGCTGTTTCTAACGTTGCCCCTTATCCGATTGTCTATGCCCTACCACGGGGAGGATTGCCTGTAGCAGTGCCAGTAGCGCGGCGACTGCGTTGTCCGATAGATATTGTGGTGGCAAAAAAGATCGGTCATCCCCAAAACCCAGAACTAGCGATTGGAGCAGTTACAGCAGATGGTAACGTCTTGTGGGCAGGACAAACATCAATCGCACTCCAAAATTCACCACCGGGAAAAATAGCGCTGGAAGCAGCCCTGAGCAAGGCAAAATTGCAGATGGCAGTCCTCAATTCTGGTCGCTCCCAACATAGCGCGATCGCCCAACAAACGCGAGATACGATCGCGATCTTAGTCGATGATGGCGTTGCCACTGGAATGACAATGGCAGTAGCCGCCCAAACGCTGCGATCGCAAAATCACATAGCAGTTTGGCTCTGCACTCCCGTCGCACCTCAAACCTTGCTACCTTGGCTAGAACAATGGGGCGATCGGATAATCGTTCTGCACACACCCAAATCTTTTCTGAGTGTCAGCCGCTTTTACGAAGAATTTCCTCAAGTAGAAACAAGAATCGCCCTTGCTTGCCTGCAACAACAGAAGTTGTGGTTAGGGCGTTAG
- the fldA gene encoding flavodoxin FldA yields MAKVGIFYGSTTGKTEMVVESLQKEFGEDVVNLHNIADVDESDFEEYTNLIVACPTWNIGELQSDWDGFFPDLDSIDFSGKKVAYFGTGDQIGYADNFQDAMGILEEKIAELGGTTVGYWSTDGYDFNESKAVKDGKFVGLAIDEDNQSDLTDERVKAWVAQLKKEFGI; encoded by the coding sequence ATGGCAAAAGTCGGGATTTTTTATGGTTCCACAACGGGAAAAACTGAAATGGTTGTCGAATCACTTCAAAAAGAATTTGGTGAGGATGTAGTAAATTTGCATAATATCGCTGATGTGGATGAAAGCGATTTTGAGGAGTATACTAATTTGATTGTTGCTTGCCCTACTTGGAACATTGGCGAACTCCAAAGCGATTGGGATGGTTTTTTTCCCGATTTAGACAGCATTGATTTCAGTGGAAAGAAGGTAGCTTATTTTGGGACTGGCGATCAGATTGGTTATGCCGATAACTTTCAAGACGCAATGGGTATTCTAGAAGAAAAAATTGCAGAATTAGGTGGGACAACTGTTGGATATTGGTCTACAGATGGTTACGACTTTAATGAATCTAAAGCTGTGAAAGACGGGAAATTTGTTGGTTTGGCGATCGATGAAGATAATCAATCTGATTTAACTGACGAACGAGTAAAAGCTTGGGTAGCGCAACTCAAGAAAGAGTTCGGTATTTAG
- the pyrF gene encoding orotidine-5'-phosphate decarboxylase codes for MHTDRIIVPLDVPTEALAIALVDRLPQVSFWKVGLELFVSCGGGILSTLKQRQKRIFLDLKFHDIPNTVAGACRAAAGYGVDLVTIHATAGKDALSLAQQAAQEGAKTAGVAPPKLIAITVLTSLSARQLAFELKIPLELPEYALEMASLAREAGLDGAVCSPQEVEQLRRICGDDFLLVCPGVRPSWAAKGDQTRSLTPAQAIKAGADYLVIGRPITAAANPEEAWERICQELAG; via the coding sequence ATGCATACAGACCGAATTATCGTTCCCCTAGACGTACCGACAGAAGCTCTTGCGATCGCGCTTGTGGATCGGTTGCCGCAGGTCAGCTTTTGGAAGGTTGGCTTGGAATTATTTGTGAGCTGTGGTGGTGGTATTCTCAGTACGTTGAAACAGCGGCAAAAGCGAATATTTCTAGACCTCAAGTTTCACGATATCCCGAATACGGTAGCTGGGGCATGTCGGGCGGCAGCAGGGTATGGAGTCGATTTAGTGACGATTCATGCGACTGCTGGTAAAGATGCTTTGTCACTGGCTCAACAAGCGGCACAGGAGGGAGCAAAGACGGCGGGTGTAGCACCACCAAAATTAATTGCGATTACTGTTTTAACGAGTCTTTCTGCTCGTCAGCTTGCTTTTGAGTTAAAAATTCCCTTGGAACTACCGGAATATGCCTTAGAAATGGCTTCATTAGCTCGGGAAGCAGGTTTAGATGGGGCTGTTTGTTCGCCGCAAGAGGTGGAACAGTTGCGGCGGATTTGCGGCGATGATTTTCTCTTAGTGTGTCCTGGGGTGCGTCCGAGCTGGGCAGCAAAAGGCGATCAAACGCGATCGCTCACTCCTGCACAAGCAATTAAAGCAGGGGCAGATTATCTTGTCATTGGTCGTCCAATTACTGCTGCTGCCAATCCAGAGGAGGCTTGGGAGCGTATTTGTCAGGAGTTGGCGGGGTGA
- the tyrS gene encoding tyrosine--tRNA ligase gives MSVTNLSSPRQEPSSQLATATPDPNWLRRGVSEIFPDQPDSSNPEENLEKLLKMTNRPLRIKFGIDPTGAEIHLGHSIPVRKLRAFQDAGHKAVLLIGDFTARIGDPTGRSEVRRQLSAAEVAENAKNYLDQVRPILDFAPDKLEVRYNSEWLSKLDLTKILELLSTMTVGQMLAKEGFAERYEKENPIYIHEFLYPLVQGYDSVALEADVELGGTDQKFNIAVGRDLQRHFGQKPQFGVLLPILIGTDGNQKMSKSLGNQVGLLEEPLLMYSKLEKTPDHLLKDYFELLTNLPLDGLPETPRDRQKLLALEVVSQYHGKEAAQNAQKAAMSLVQGNTADTSAVPEFSLSQIKFPAKLFYIVSASGLCPTSSEARRQVQGGAVKLDGDRLNQVDLIFNSPDELDGKVLQVGKNKFVKLVNGNG, from the coding sequence GTGAGTGTAACGAATTTATCATCCCCAAGGCAAGAGCCAAGCTCTCAATTAGCCACCGCGACACCCGATCCAAATTGGCTGCGACGTGGTGTCAGCGAAATCTTTCCAGACCAGCCTGATTCTAGCAATCCTGAAGAAAATCTGGAAAAATTGTTAAAAATGACAAATCGACCCTTGCGTATCAAGTTCGGGATTGACCCCACTGGCGCGGAGATTCATTTAGGTCATAGTATTCCAGTCCGCAAGCTCAGAGCGTTTCAGGATGCCGGACATAAAGCCGTTTTGCTGATTGGCGATTTCACGGCTAGAATTGGCGACCCCACTGGCAGATCGGAAGTTCGCCGTCAATTGAGTGCGGCAGAAGTTGCCGAGAATGCTAAGAATTATTTAGATCAGGTACGTCCAATTTTAGATTTTGCTCCCGACAAGCTGGAAGTTCGTTACAACTCAGAATGGTTGTCAAAACTCGATTTGACCAAAATTCTAGAATTGTTGTCTACGATGACTGTCGGGCAAATGTTGGCAAAAGAAGGGTTTGCCGAACGTTACGAGAAAGAAAATCCCATTTACATCCACGAATTTCTCTATCCCCTGGTACAGGGATACGATTCTGTAGCGTTAGAAGCAGATGTAGAGTTGGGTGGGACAGACCAAAAATTTAACATTGCTGTAGGGCGAGATTTGCAAAGACATTTCGGACAAAAGCCACAGTTTGGCGTGCTGTTACCAATTTTGATTGGCACGGATGGCAACCAGAAAATGTCTAAGTCGCTGGGAAATCAAGTGGGACTGCTAGAAGAACCGCTATTGATGTATTCCAAGCTGGAAAAAACGCCAGACCATTTGCTCAAAGATTATTTCGAGTTATTGACAAATTTACCCTTAGATGGATTGCCGGAAACTCCCCGCGATCGCCAGAAGCTGCTTGCTTTAGAGGTTGTCAGTCAATACCACGGCAAAGAAGCCGCTCAAAACGCTCAAAAAGCAGCAATGTCACTGGTACAAGGCAATACAGCCGATACTTCAGCCGTACCAGAATTTTCGCTATCTCAAATCAAATTTCCAGCAAAATTGTTTTACATTGTCAGCGCCAGTGGTTTGTGTCCGACTAGTTCTGAAGCCCGCAGGCAAGTTCAAGGTGGAGCAGTTAAACTGGATGGCGATCGCCTCAACCAAGTAGACCTAATCTTTAATTCTCCAGATGAATTGGATGGTAAAGTCTTACAGGTTGGCAAGAATAAATTTGTCAAATTAGTAAATGGTAATGGGTAG
- a CDS encoding chlorophyll a/b binding light-harvesting protein, which produces MTAVISDSPYRNQIPEVGWWAGNFRLTNLSGKLLGAHIAHSALILLWAGGMTLFELSRYNPSLPMYEQGLILLPHLATLGFGVGAGGQITSTYPYFVISVLHLIPSVILAAGGIYHSLLGPEVLEDNPTLAGFFGYDWKDTDKMTTILGIHLMLLGLGALLLVAKAMFWGGLFDPWVAGGGDVRVINHPTLNPVRIFGYLFGAWGSEGMAAVNNLEDIVGGHIWVGGILIGGGIFHILTQPFAWARRVLIYSGEAYLAYSIGAVAYMGFFAAYFASVNNTAYPEVFYGPIRTLESSPGIVSSRGWLVSFHFVLAVIFLLGHIWHALRSRAIAAGFDLKKGDLIQPPLANPRSGDRFSSVEANDLTLNFLKYLPIYRPGITPLSRGLEIGMAHGYWLVGPFTILGSLGSLNDSRASNLLGLLAAGSLIVILTIGFSIYGSTSQEKSLVTVPRPNFAVTVPNVPDSLQAVDNWSQFSTGFFIGGIGGAIFAYLLLDNLNLFRAIPMIGS; this is translated from the coding sequence ATGACAGCAGTAATTTCTGATAGTCCATACAGAAACCAAATTCCTGAAGTTGGCTGGTGGGCTGGTAACTTTCGTCTCACCAATTTATCGGGCAAATTGTTGGGCGCTCATATTGCCCACTCTGCATTAATCCTGTTGTGGGCTGGCGGAATGACTCTGTTTGAGTTGTCTCGTTACAACCCAAGTTTACCAATGTACGAACAAGGGTTGATCCTGCTTCCTCATTTAGCAACTCTCGGCTTTGGTGTTGGTGCTGGCGGGCAAATTACTAGTACCTATCCCTACTTTGTCATCAGCGTTTTGCATTTGATCCCTTCGGTGATTCTGGCTGCGGGTGGTATTTACCACTCTTTACTGGGACCAGAGGTGTTAGAAGATAATCCCACCTTGGCTGGCTTTTTCGGTTATGACTGGAAAGATACCGACAAGATGACGACGATCTTAGGTATCCACCTGATGCTTTTGGGTTTGGGTGCTTTACTACTCGTCGCCAAGGCGATGTTTTGGGGTGGATTGTTCGACCCTTGGGTAGCTGGCGGCGGAGATGTGAGGGTTATTAATCATCCCACGCTGAACCCAGTCCGCATTTTTGGCTACTTGTTCGGTGCTTGGGGTTCAGAAGGAATGGCGGCTGTCAATAACTTAGAAGATATCGTTGGCGGTCACATCTGGGTTGGTGGAATACTAATTGGTGGTGGCATTTTTCACATCTTGACTCAGCCGTTTGCCTGGGCGCGTCGAGTTTTAATTTACTCAGGTGAAGCGTATCTTGCCTATAGTATTGGCGCTGTAGCCTATATGGGCTTTTTTGCAGCTTACTTTGCCTCAGTGAACAATACTGCATATCCCGAAGTTTTTTACGGTCCAATTCGCACTTTGGAAAGTTCTCCTGGGATTGTTTCTAGCCGTGGTTGGTTAGTATCTTTCCATTTCGTTCTAGCCGTCATATTTCTCCTCGGTCACATTTGGCACGCCCTCCGTTCCCGCGCGATCGCCGCTGGATTCGATTTGAAAAAAGGCGACTTGATCCAGCCACCGTTGGCAAATCCTCGCTCGGGCGATCGCTTTTCCTCGGTTGAGGCTAACGACCTGACACTGAACTTTCTGAAATACCTACCAATTTATCGCCCTGGTATTACACCTCTTTCGCGAGGGTTAGAAATAGGGATGGCTCATGGTTATTGGTTAGTCGGTCCTTTTACCATACTAGGCTCGCTAGGTTCTTTAAACGACAGTCGCGCCAGTAATTTGCTCGGTTTACTAGCCGCAGGTAGTTTAATTGTCATCCTGACGATTGGGTTCTCAATTTACGGTAGTACCTCACAGGAAAAAAGTTTAGTCACAGTTCCACGCCCAAATTTTGCAGTCACAGTACCAAACGTACCAGACTCTCTACAAGCTGTAGATAACTGGAGTCAGTTTTCGACTGGATTTTTTATTGGTGGAATTGGCGGAGCAATCTTTGCTTATTTGCTCTTAGATAATCTGAATTTATTTCGGGCGATTCCCATGATTGGAAGCTAA